DNA from Strigops habroptila isolate Jane chromosome 2, bStrHab1.2.pri, whole genome shotgun sequence:
GCAGagcctgcctgtccctgcctgcactgaACCAGGGGGGTTCAGTGGGAAAGGGCTCAGTTATGCCAGGGTGAGGATCTGGATGTTTCCTACTAAGTGAAGCTGCTTCATAGAGTTAAAACAATGAGGGGatcatttaaaacaattaaacatcagtttaaaacaattaaacatcagtttaaaacaattaaacatCAGTTAAAACAATACATGGGATCATTTTAGGCAGCAGAGTGAACCTGTAAAGTCCCTCTGTATTTACTGGGAGCAATGGGTGCTCACTGGATATGAATCACCCCAAAGCAGACATCTCCCATGGGTTGAAGTGGCCCTTTCTCTCTCCTGGCCTTCTCCAGGGCAGCTTGCTCCAAAGGAGACATTTCATGCTGAGTTGAAGGAAAACTGGCAAAAATGGGGCAATGATTCCGGTTGGGAAGTGGGTTACTGTGAtcctgggcaggcagagggCAGGAATGTTGTGTGAGCACAGGTCTGCATTCTGTGGCAGGCCAGTTTTCCCCTCTGGATGTCCTTATTGAAGTGTGATGCACACACCGTGCTGGATCATGCTATGGGATGGATCCAGAGGCTGCCTGGTGTCTCCTGTGTGGAAGCTCCAAGCACTTCTACTGTCCCTTGGCTCACTGCCTGTTGTTAGGTCCCTGTTGTTATGTATTTATGGAGCAGGCAATGGTACCACTTCCAGCACCGGCCTGGCAATAGCAGCACAATGTGGAGAGGCCTCATGCTCATGGGTGAAACTTCAACCCCAAATCTACCTGCAGGGAGCTCCTGGCTGCCCTGAGGCCGGTCGCAGGGTTTCTACTGTATCCAGGGATATGAACCTCCCCTAAAATGATGGGGCTGGCAGCAAACCTGCTGTGGTGTGACTGATCCTCCCTCACCTTGGCTGTGCCTTGCCGTGGAGATACATCCTGCCTGATGCTAACTTGCTTTCCCAGAGTAATTCCAGCCTTGCCAAGGCTGGGCCTGGCCCCAGTGCTTGGCTACATGTAGAAACCCTCACTTTGCTTGTGTTTCATCGCAGAGGTTTCGAAGTCTGGCTCTCAGGAACACCCAACACAGGTAAGAACCATTGGCTGCTCTGTGGTTTGAGGTCTGTGCTCCAAAACTCCCCTCCCCAAGCCTCTCAGCTGAGTTTCAATAAgcctgtgggtgctgctgggacTCTGGGTGCCTGCAAGGCTTGCAGTGAGTATTGGCTCTCTTCAGGGACATCAGAACCAAGTTTTCCCATAGGCAAGGGACACTGGAGCTTAAACTTGTATCAAATGAAGGCTGGGCCACTGTTTgctcatagaatcccagcctggtttgggttgaagggaccttaaagctcatccagttccaatctcttgccatgggcagggacaccttccactagagcaggttgctccaagcccctgtgtccaacctggccttgagcactgccagggatggggcagccacagctcatCTGGACAACCTCTTCCAATGCCTCATCAAGGCACTATAACCTTTTCCTCCACATTTACACACATGATCTTCTCCAGAATTAGCTATTTGAAACCAAAGACCCTGATTTTTTTACCACTCGAGTAAGGGGCTGAGCTTCAGAGATGCTGAGCACATGCAGCATATTCTAGTGCAacacgtgtgcacacacacaccccctgaGAGCACAGGAGTTTCCCCTTGGCCTTGGGCATGTTTTCAGTGCTGGATGATGGAGTTTGATGCTTTGGACATCCCTGGAAGGCTCCCACAGTAACACAGAGGCCAAAGCAACCTCCAAAGCCGGGCTGAACCAAAAGCTCTTCAATTTATAGCTGTGTTTGGGCTCAGGAGGGCAGTATCCTGCCACCAGAGCCTCTGGAGCAGTGTTTCTGCTCacactcttcctcctctctttcaggTTGTTCCCAAGGAGGGAGAATCATCTACCTCAAAGCCTCTGCTGGCTCCTTCCACACACAGGAACATTCGTGCTCCCTTTCCTGAACTGAGGAGTCtcagcctggccttcaacaaGGTGATGTGGGTCCTGTGGCTCCAGATAGTGCAAAGGTTCAGCTGCCTGAGCTTGGCATTAGTGCCCTGTGAGACACCCTGGCCTTGAgctgcccctgcagcaggacacaTCTCCCCCAGGCTCCTGTGTCCATCTGCCAGCCCATGGGGATGTGTCACACATGCAGGACCTCTCAGGTGGGAGAGGATGCCTCTTTAGGCAGCTGAACTGCACCCAGCTTGTCTAACCCCTGCAAATCCAGGGATTTCATtggaattatagaatcatagaatcaactaggatggaaaagacctttaagatcatcaagtccaagtCCATGAAGAATATAGGATTGCCCTCCCCTTGCTGGAGCTGCCCAGTGGATGGTGATGCCTCATTGATGCCTTTGCTGGTTTAGTGCCTGCTTATATCTGTCTGCTGAGCCCCATCAGTTCTCAGTGTGCCCCAACAGACAAGTAACACACAACAACATTTAatctccttctcctgctgcttttggctCCTGCCCATGCCTTAACTCATGCTGCTTCCCAACCAGACGAGCTGGCAGTGCTGAGTGACcactgctcagtgctgggcaACCCCTGGGACGTGATGGGTGGCTCTCCTTGCTCACAAAGCAAGCTCAGCTGCTGTTCCCTGTGTGTTGGGACTCTGTTTCAGGTCACTGCCTTGTCAGGGAGCTGGTTTTGGGCTGCAGTGCCCTGGCCAGGCTTTGGTTTGGACCACAGGGtggagaggcaggagagaagTCCTGTCTCTGTGCCTTGTAGCTCTTCTGGAGGCACCAGTCCCCTGGCTGCAGCGTgcgggagggagaggggagcacTGGCTCTGTTCTCTGTAATCACAGGGCATCTCTGGTTAGGGGATGTcatctccctccttctcctcctccccactgcaTGTACCTGCTCAGTGCCAGGgtcagagaatcacagaatcaaccaggttggaaaagagctttaagatcattgagtccaaccattaacccagcagtgccaaggccaccactaacccatggcactgaggcctcggctacacggggtgtgaacacttgcagggccggtgactccagccctgccctgggcagcctgttccaatgcctgagcaccctctggggaaggaattgttcctcagctccatctaaacctgccctggggcagcttgaggccgtttcctcttgtcccatcccttgttccttgggagcagagaccagccccctcctggctccatcctcctgtcaggcagttgcagagagcgagaaggtcccccctgagccttctcctctccattGGAGGGACGTGCTTTGGTGGGAAGGTTGGGATGAAACTCCACAGCTTCTGGCATGTGCTTAGAGCAAACTCTCAACTACTTCACCTTGCAGATTGCAGACGAGGCAGCTCTCCTTCCTGTGGCCTTCTTCCCCAGCCTGAAGGAGCTGACGTTTCACAACAACCCTCTTACCACCACCCGCAGCGGTACAGTATGAGCCCAGCTCTGTGGGGAGCTCCTCCTTCACTGGTAGCTCTCTGGGACAGGGACCACGTTGCCTTTCAGTGTTTGGACACTCCTGCCCTGGCCCCATGGAGGTGCTTTAATCATTCCTGCTCTCTGACGAGCAAAGCTGCTCTTGCAAACACTGTTGATGCCCTACTCCTGCTCCTGGCCCCATTGAAGTCCTTAACAGCCCATCCAGGACTGCAGCAGTGAAGTCTCAGGCTAAATTTTGCTCCCTAAATGGTGTTTATCCCACAAAGGGCTGGTCTGAAGCTGATTCAGGTTtattcctgcagcagctttctgggCAGAGGGGATAAACCCTAAATGTGCCCATGGCCATGATGGGACACATTTGAAGGCAGCCAGAAGGACACTGATGAAACACTGCTGTGGTGTTTCTCCCTGCACAAGCTACAAGCACTAAAACTGAGGTCAGGACTCTGGTTTGGTGGCATGGAGCTCAGGCTGCTTTGTGTCCTTAGGGCTAAAGCATGTCCCTACAAAACAAGGTGGCTTCTACTCTTGTCCCTGAGCACAGCCATGCTCTGTGCTGAGCCTGGGGTTAGGTGGCACAATTGCTGCCAGCGAAGGAGCAAGGCAGGGGCTCTCCaacctctgcttttccagggcAGCCTCCTCTGCTGACCTGGCTCCTCCAGCACAATCTGGGCATTAAACTTGTGCGACAGAAGAGCCCAGCCACGGAGAGGTGGCACGTCTCCATCCCGCTCAAAGCCAGCCGCAAGGTAAGGAGGGATGGGCATCGGGATCACAGGGGTGAAACCCTCACTGCAGGACTCAGGGTAGCACAGGAAGAGCTGGTGGGACACATGGATCCCAGCAGGGTTGGAGGGAAAGGTGGGAGGGGTTGGAGGTATTCTGTTCAGGATGAGGTTGGGGAATCTGACCACTTATTGCTGCCCCCGGTAGGGTTTGTCGCTGGGCTTCTGGGTTCAATCCTGTCCATCAGCCTTGGCTGAGGGATCCTATGGGATTGAAGATGCTGCTGGGTGGCCAGGATCATGGACCTTGTCCTGATCCCATAAAGACAAGCCTCCACCATTAGACATGACCCCACTCTGTAACACTCATGGCACCATGCACCGATGTCCCTTGTGTCCCCCCAGGTCACATCACATCTCCCCAAAGTCACAAAGCAGCCGCGGATGCTGGAAGCTCCTGCCAGGACCTTTCTGAGGACACGGCTCCCATCTGCAGCGGAGGCTGTGAGAGAtgcagcacctccaggtccAGCCCAGCCActgctccccagcagctccatgacCACAACCAGCAGCCAGAGGGTGGtactgggggaagaggaaggtgacTCCAGGCCTCCTCCTGCCTCAGACGAGGAGGACGTTGCATCCTTCTTCATGACACAGGTGAGGCCAAGCTGAAAGTGCTTAAGTTTGTCCAGAAATGCTCCATAGATGCATCTTCATTTCCCAACGGAATGAATGCGCATCCTCAGGGTACCAGGGGTTATATCCCTCCTTGGATTGCAAGAGATTTAGGGAAGAATCCCTTGGATTGCAAGGGATTTAGGGAAGGAAGCAGTAGCAAGAAGCATAAATGCAATATGTGACCATAGAACAAGAACTGGTGGCCCATTTTGCAGGGTGGCACAGTCCTCTGGTGGGCAGCTCCAACTGCAGGAGCTCAGCATTCCAGCATCAtccctgcagcctctgctggaAAACTCCCTCCTGGAGCTCCCCAGGGCAGCTTTTTGACTTGATTTCTCTGGAAATCTTGGGATtatcagggaaaaagaaatctgcacCAGCATGGGGATGGCCCCTCTCTCCTCTGTGCCTGGTCCCACTGAGTGGAGATGGGATGAGGTGGTGGCTGCGTGGGTTGGTGCCATGGGGAGACTCTGGCCACAGCAGGACAGGCTCTGGCTGAGTccagcagcttccctggcaagaaagagctgctgtgaatgcctttgttttgctgctttgaggTGGAGGATGTGTCCAGACCCCTGCAGAGACCCAGGGCAGGGgccaggctggagaggaggagtgagcagagggaggaaggaagctCCCAGGTGGTTCCAGAGCAATACAAAGGATACGAGGAGCTGCTCGGTGGAGACACGGACCCGGATTTTATTGAGCCAGTTGGTGAGTGCAGTCAGCAGAGAGCTCCTGCTTGGAAAagccttaaagctcctccagttccaacccctgccacgggcagggacaccttccactagagcaggttgctccaagcccctgtgtccaacctggccttgaacactgccagggacggggcagccacagcttctctgggaaaagtctgtgccagcgcctcagcaccctcacagggaagagcttctgcctcagagctcatctcaatctcccctctggcaggttaaagccattccccttggcctgtccctccaggcccttgtccaaagcccctctccaggtttcctggagcccctttaggcactggagctgctctaaggcctctCCTTcaggagtcttctcttctccaggctgccccagcccagctctctcagcctggctccagagcagagctgctccagccctcgcagcagctccggggcttcctctggactttctccaacagcagcagaagcagcaaaggctTTTGTTGTCCCATTTTCCCTCTGGTTCACAGGGATCCAGAAGAACGTGCAGGCTCTGTACCAGGTCCTGAACCACCCCCTGGTGTACCGGGATGCCAGAGCACGACTGGACTGTGTGCAGAAGCCCTTTGTGCCTCGGAGAAAGGTAAAGAGCTGAAACTCCAAAGGGAGATTGCTTGTGTCTGGATCTGGATCAACCCATGCGTGTGGATGGATGCTGAGAGCCTGAACACAGGCTTGGCCTCAGCTCCCAATCCCAGCTCCTCATTGTTCTCTCTCCCTCATGCGTGGAGACCCCATGGGAAGCCAACCCTGTCCTAAGGGATGTGGAGGAAACAGCCTCCAAGATGGGTCTGTGGGATAGGGTGTAGCACAATTACACCCCCTGAATCCACTGCACTGCTCTGGGGCTGTGGAAAGCTGATCCAATGTTCCTCAATAAGCTTGAGTTGGTGTCTAAACCACACCAGCTTGGTCCAAAATAAGCCCCCAGAGACCATTGCACCTCCCTTGTGCAGAAGCAGGGGCCCATGTTGGTTTGGAGAGGGGACAGGAGAGGGAGGTTGTCACTCTGGAGGGTTatggggagatgctgcagcctcctggTCTTCCTTGCAGCACGTGAGGATGCCCGGCCCTCCTGCCCGGAAGACAAAAGCCGAGATCCTGGAAGGAATCCTGGTGGCCATGAGAAACACCTTGACCTTCACTGAGGTCCCCTTGGGTATGTTCCTGCGTTCCCAGTATCTCTTCTTGATGGTACCACAGTGGCAGGAGAAGGATGGGAACACAAAGGTGTCCTTGAGCCCCAGAGTGTGGCAGAGATGGGAATGGAGggtccccccatgtccctgcacAAGGACAAGGCTGAATGCCCTCAGCCCACCATGAAGTGGGACCCCAATGCTCCAGCTACTGCTAAACAGAGGGGTAAATGCAACACAGACACTGCTGGGGCCTCTTGGATCCAGATCTGGATTAACCCCATCCCAAACCCATCTGGTGGGAGAAAAGCCTTGGAGCTAAAGTGGTTTTGCCCCCAAGATGAAGCAGGACTTGGGTCTCTGAGCACTGGCCATGTCTTATCTCCACCCCACCCTCATGGTGGTACAATCCTGAACTGCTGGTGCAAGCAGGACCTGGCTGTTCCCTGGTGCTGCCTCTTTGCCCTGGACCTACCAGGCTTGAGCCCAGTTGCTCAAGACCTCCATTGCCTTTGCTTTTGGGGTTCCCCTACCTCCTATGGGCACCAGAATAGAGCAGAATCCCAGCAGCCACCTTTGTGTCCCTGCCATGGTGACGTCCCCCATGTTTGGGGATGGGAGAGAGCTGGGGCACGGGAGGAAAGATGAGATACTGCAGCCAAGGGGTTGTCCCATTGCTCTGCTCACACCCCTGGCCTTTTCCAGCATCTGttctgcagaggaggaaatcCAGCCCCAGGGAATACCGGGAGGCACGGAGGCTGATGGAGGAATTCCAGGAGGTGTTTGAGATGTCTCTCCTCGCCCAGGAGATGGCCAAGCCATTGGATGAGGCACAGATGGGAAAAGCCCTTCCCTCAGAGGCAACATCCAACCAGCCCCAAACAGCTACAGCCGCCAGGAAGGAGGGTGACCAAGGAGGTGCCCAGAGTTTAGCAGGGCCAGTGTAGAGAGGACTTGAATAAAGCATCCCACACCTTGGTCCTCTTGGATAAATGTATGTTTGGGgccatttttcccctcttgagGTTGGAAAACCCAACATGGCGACAAGATTCACCTCATGATGAGCACAGCTCATGGTGGGGCTCTGCGTGTGCTGACTGATGGGTTGTACAAGGACTCACGGCCAAGCAGCACCACCACTGCCATGAACGGAGCCAACATTAGCTCCTCCGTTCTCTCAGCTCTCTCCCACTGTCCCAGCACCCATCTGCCCCATGGGGGAAACCCATTTTGCACTGGGACAGTGCTatcagtgctgctggtggcatCTCAGAGCATGGAGCCCCAATCCCACCGCAGGTACGTGCCCAACAGCGCACCCAGGGAGCTCAGCTGGGCACAAACCCCTTCTTAACCCCCCAAATCCAGCCCCCAGTGTCACACCCTaaaccagcagcaccagagcaaCCAGAGGGGCTGGGACACACAACGGAGGATGCTCACTCCCCACTGGCTGCTCACCTACATGAAACCCACATCATTCTACTCCCCTTCACCTTCTTGTTCCCTCCTCAACAACCTCATTGAGCCACAGGCAACCGTCGCCCACTggggaccagcagcagcagggtccTGCTTGACCCCAAGAGCAACAAGTTCACCAGAAACGGGTCAGAAGCACTGTCAGAAcctggttttattctgttttaacCTCGGCCTTTGTCCTGCAGTTCAAAGTCCTCGTTGCTGTTAAGATGCACACGTTATTTGTACACAGTTGGCACAGTTCTGGTTTGTGACaagctttgttttccacaaGCAGGATTTACTCTGTTCCAAATGACAGAAGCCACAACATGACAGACGCCTGCATGTCATTGTCACCCACACATTTAACACATGCAAGTCAAGAGTCCTTCAGGAACTTCCCTCTGGAAAACATTCAGATGAAGCTGAGACCCAAAACGACCATTGAAAGTCTTGTCCCACCCCGGTGCTGAGGAGAACACGAAAGCACAACGATTTAAAGCagtattgggggaaaaaaggagtaGAAACATCCAGATTTGAGCAGTTTGATAGTAAATACCAAGGAAACCAGACAAACATCCCCCCCCGTGGCACCAGCTGAAGGCTTTCCTGTTGCATAGTGAAGAGCTAATTCCAGAGCTGATGCTGGTTTAGACCCAAGGAAGGTTTGTGTTGGATGCGACATGTTGGGATCATCCCAGCTTCTGTGGTGGACTTCACATGGGTGGCAGGTCCCAGTTCCACCCATGGGGACAACCCATAGGTCACCATCGTGGTGCCACACAAGACCAAGCATCCAACAGCGGCTGGTTGTCATCTTTAGGCCCTCAATGGGTTGAGAGGGACCAGGTTTTCATGCAACACTTCCAGGACATGCTCCTTGTCAACCTTTCACTGGATAACTGGGATACAGCCGGGGCCTGTCGGAGGGTCCAGGCAGAGCATTGCTAAAGGCTTGGGTTTATATCAGTGATAGTCTTTAAGGCTTCAACCCTTTGCTTTCATTGAGAACACAGAAAGAAGCACTTGTTCAAGCTCCACGTCGTGACTACTGCACGTACAACAGCATCTGGAGTAAATACTGACACTAGAGAACAACATGATACAATCAGCTGGTACAATCCCTTCTTCTTGgcactttcttttctctcatccCACTGACTCCAAACACAGACCTTTCCCTACGGCTTTTCCCGGGCAAAGAGCTCCAGAGGGTCCAAAAGAAACCTTCCAGAGTTGGTGGCATCTTTGGCAGACACAGACCTTCTGTTGTCAAACCAACCCCAGCCCCTCCAGTGCTTCCAGCAGGGCAAGCTCTTCATCTGCTTCTTATTTCCCACAAGAGAAGAGAGCACCACATTCTGGGAGGATGCTCACCCTGTCCCACTGCCCTCATCCCggagaggaggtggctgcagaaaggagaagggtTAGAAATGACTTTCATagcatcatggaatggtttgggatgaagggaccttaaagctcccccaattccaacccctgccacgggcagggacaccttccactagagcaggttgctccaagcccccgtgtccaacctggcctcgacCACACGTGGTTTCATCTTGGGGTCTCTGCAGATCTTGTGCTGCATCCACCATTCAGGAAGAGCTGTTTTCCCTCTCAGCTGGCATTACTTGGGGCAAAGGCAGTGTCGTACCTGACCTCTAAAGGGTAGAAGAAGGAATTCCTGCTCTTTGAAGTGTAATTACATACAATGAACTTGGTTTTGTGCAAGCTTCAACAGTGTTGGGTTAGTAACACATTCATCCTAACTTCACACCAGCTCAGGTCTTGATCCCAACACTGCCTTGGGTGGATTTCAGCTGAGAGCAGTCATGTTCCTGATAGCTcaggaagaaggggagaggggtTAGGTGATCCTTATGGAAACAGCCCATGTTCTCCCCAGTCCTTCAGCAACCAGATGGAGAAGTGGATGTAGAAACACAGGCAGTAGCTTCATCAGACTAAAAACCTCATGAGAAAAGGAGGATCCAGCTCTGATGCTTTCCTGAAAGCTTCCATGATGATTGTGATGCCACGTCCAAAGGTCTTCTTCAATGTGGATGCAATGGACCATGTATGATGCTTGGGAAGCCCAGGAGCACTCTCTTGGTTTGGAGCCCAGAAAAGGTGAGGTTGAACCAGAGGCACGAGGGGTCCCACGAAGCTTTTCCTGGCTCCAAGCTCAGGCATCACCTCCTGTGCTTCCACCCAGCTTGGATTTAGAAAGAGGGAATCAACACACAAACCCCCAGAACATTGATGTAATCTCAAGAAGGGATTTAAGACAACTGGACTGTGAAATCCATGTGAAGAGGGGCAAGAAAGGACACATTCCATGTGGAAAGCTGGGTTTTGTGGGGTGGGCTTGCTCAGAGCAGCCTCAGCCTGGATGAACCCCTcaagcaggaaggaggaagctGGTTCGGGAAGTCTGATTGGGGCTCAAGGGATTAAGCATAGGAAGGGGCCTGTAAAAGTGATTACAACTCAAAACGCACTTGGGAAGTGCAGGATTTAGCTCAAAATGTTGGGAAAACCCAGCATGAATTCTGACTAATGGCTGTGGGGTTCCCTCCCGAGCTTATTTCACTGTAAAGGGCAGATCCAGGCCAATGCTacttagaatcatggaatggtttgggttggaagggaccttcaaagctcatctagtccatcCTGCTCCAttgagcagagacatcttcagctcaaccaggttgcccagaaccacatccaatGGCCTTGAatcagggatggggcagccacagcttctctgggcaacctgtgccagcgttTTCCACCCtcttctctctgtgctgctcttctAGATCAGGTCCAAGGCTCCAAGCACTTCAATTCCTTCCAATTCACAGCTGGATACAGGAGCAGGGTTCGGTTTGGGTCAGAAGTGCCTGCTTCAACCAGCACCTAAGGAGGCTGTGGTGTGTTAGAGGGCATGGAAAGCCACCACCCATGAGCTGCAGCAGGCCAGGCCTAGCCAAGCCAGGCCTAGCCAGCCCTAGGGATGACTTAAACCACCCGGTAGTTTGTGTGTTAAGGAGATACAGAGATAGatatagagagagatatatattaCGGAATCATTGCTATAAGATTTCTCAAAACCAAAGTGTCAATCTGTTGAAAtatagtatttaaaatatataaattttatcCATTAAAAtataagatttctttttttaaaataaaaaaaaaaaaggaatccagTTcaatttggggagaaaaaaggcgCCAGGGtcctcacaggagagaaaatcatggaatgggttgggttggaaaggaccttaaagctcctccagctccaacccctgccacgggcagggacaccttccactagagcaggttgctccaagcccctgtgtccaacctggccttgagcactgccagggatggggcattcacttgggcagcctgtgccagtgccaaCCAGTTCCTGTTTGCTCTCTTGAACCATTTAAGGTGGAATGGGATATTAAACCAGTATTTTTAGCTAAAGGAAACTGGGCAATGACCGTTCTCTTGGATCAGATCCATCTGCTGGCAAACACTTGGCTCTTCTCCCTTCACACCACGGGATCATGGTGAGTTTGCCCCAACACTTTGCTTTCAGTTCTATCCCCAAAACACCCCTTGTCATCCAGCCCATGGGTCAGCGAGATGGTGAATGCCACAGCCTCTGCCCCGGACAAGGTCCCTGTGGGCACTGAGGGTCCCCAGTGAATACTCTGCAAGGTGGCCTTCAAGTACTGAGTTGAGCGGAAGGTTGTTGAGCCTAATTATCAATTAATTTCCATTCATTAGGAAATAATCAATGGAATTATAAGGGATGATGGGGAAAAGTGATGGAAATATGAAGAACCCGAGGATGGGCCACCACAAGCTCCACCGAGCCCAAGCTCTGAGCTAGCTCTGGTCCGGGCTGCCCAACTTCATGCCTTGAAGTGGAAATCTTTAGTGCATTGCTCACCTGAGCTCTCTTAGTGGTTTGAGCCAGCAGACAGGTagctgggagcaggggcagggcaggctCCCATCACCCTGAGCACCCACATCCATGTGCCTGCGGGCTGGGAGGGCTGGGCTCCCATCCCAACTCTCCCATCCCAGCTCATCcggtgctgggagaggagggtgaTGCGTCACAGACCTCGGGATGCCTCCTCGGGCTGCTATTGGACGTGTAAGGGCAGGTCTGAGGTGTGCTGAGGGATCTCTTCACTGAGCAAGGTATGTGTCAGCAGGGAGGAATCCTTCCTGGAACCACCCAGCCAGCGTTTCCCTTTCTAGGTATCAAGGTGGGAAGAACAGGAAACCTTCTTGCCTTGGAAGAAGAAGGGATgggagaaaagctgcatttgctCCCTGGGTCACAGCACCCAGAGCATGGTCCAAGCTGCTCTACTGCTGTGTCACTAACATGAATGTGCAAGttcatagaaccccagcctggtttgggttgaaaggaccttaaagctcctccagctccaacccctgccacgggcagggacaccttccactagagcaggttgctccaagcccctgtgtccaacctggccttgaacactgccagggatggggcagccacagcttctctgggcaacctctaAGGCTTTTCAGTAAAATCCTTATTTTAAGTCTTTCTTTACTACTTTCTACTTAAAGAAAGTAACCTGTGAGCTGCGCTGCTGGAGCAGACAGTGAGATACATTCACTTGTAAGTACTACACGTGGATCTGTTTGGTACTTCCTAGCAGAAATACAGATCAACTTCCCCCCCTAACAACCCTCAAGTGGGTCATTCAAACACACTGACATCAGTAACAGTCTGACCACCACAACGTGAGGAAGAGAATGGGACAGGCAGAGGAAAACACTATTTCTAG
Protein-coding regions in this window:
- the XRRA1 gene encoding LOW QUALITY PROTEIN: X-ray radiation resistance-associated protein 1 (The sequence of the model RefSeq protein was modified relative to this genomic sequence to represent the inferred CDS: inserted 2 bases in 1 codon; substituted 1 base at 1 genomic stop codon) is translated as MATTGLYKIGDGSNSASNGFPARHILCTSKGAGRWVLTHRAVPRAWTEKETSRKTPQQRRKPPKSACMGNNNEHHVLDEPFLMKHHRLKNPSDLCSVNISSQNLVSAKEDDFEKFDCVAFINAAENLLTLEPFRKFPGLRELELSLNGLRNLKITAGEFLHLEDLDLSYNNLSPQDIRTLGDLSQLKVLRLTANRLRSLPLDLEXAHTSGAWNSPQLKFPSLEVLSLDDNHLSDPSVFVSLSHLRCLKELNLDRNRISAVPYLRQAESRHFFLHPTLDHSSFRAQWYNSLSSPWHQPQPSQQESMEVPGELEAEKGQIECVMLQNEGDPDRMGDLWSSVSAHTLPPLFQVVPKEGESSTSKPLLAPSTHRNIRAPFPELRSLSLAFNKIADEAALLPVAFFPSLKELTFHNNPLTTTRSGQPPLLTWLLQHNLGIKLVRQKSPATERWHVSIPLKASRKVTSHLPKVTKQPRMLEAPARTFLRTRLPSAAEAVRDAAPPGPAQPLLPSSSMTTTSSQRVVLGEEEGDSRPPPASDEEDVASFFMTQVEDVSRPLQRPRAGARLERRSEQREEGSSQVVPEQYKGYEELLGGDTDPDFIEPVGIQKNVQALYQVLNHPLVYRDARARLDCVQKPFVPRRKHVRMPGPPARKTKAEILEGILVAMRNTLTFTEVPLASVLQRRKSSPREYREARRLMEEFQEVFEMSLLAQEMAKPLDEAQMGKALPSEATSNQXPKQLQPPGRRVTKEVPRV